From a single Nicotiana tomentosiformis chromosome 2, ASM39032v3, whole genome shotgun sequence genomic region:
- the LOC138904906 gene encoding uncharacterized protein, whose amino-acid sequence MINEAQTLKGHLIERPQGAANSFNNYFDGLDSTTSEDVTRLGDLPVPKKIPSPRAGGSSSSPKLVDQFPALSADPSRKRSIVMSISEDARVLSSPVGISSYLRCLVIEKDQAKMNEVEVPCLFNEAQQALNRDELEAARKEYADLVEHVKRVFEVSDDETDTVANDPNLYVQKKLDQIEQLQVEVDLIKAEAGEWKKNMDRLASENETARAEFASAEVQLQAAKEKTSAQAKKLEELQSQLNLAIFGQENLAKELEAAKLEVVVFRAEADDRVAQHKADAEVARDQARNMVKHANWQSRREALDRVYARDFDLLAEN is encoded by the exons atgATAAATGAGGCTCAGACGCTGAAAGGTCACCTCATCGAGAGGCCCCAAGGAGCAGCAAATTCTTTTAACAACTACTTCGATGGCTTAGATTCTACCACCTCGGAGGACGTCACTAGGTTGGGTGACTTACCAGTACCAAAGAAGATACCGTCTCCGAGAGCTGGTGGGTCTTCTTCAAGTCCGAAATTAGTAGATCAATTCCCAGCTCTGAGTGCAGATCCTTCCCGGAAGCGGTCAATCGTTATGTCCAtttcggaggatgcccgggttctctcCTCCCCTGTGGGGATTTCCAGTTATCTTCGGTGCCTGGTGATCGAAAAGGATCAagccaagatgaacgaggtggaagtgccctgcctgttcaacgaagctcaacaggcGTTAAATCGG GATGAGCTAGAAGCAGCTCGGAAGGAGTATGCCGACTTGGTGGAGCATGtaaaaagagtttttgaagttagtgacgatgagaCAGACACAGTGGCTAACGATCCAAACTTGTATGTTCAAAAGAAACTTGACCAGATCGAGCAGCTCCAGGTGGAGGTGGATCTGATCAAAGCTGAGGCCGGAGAATGGAAGAAAAACATGGATCGCCTGGCCTCGGAGAATGAGACTGCCCGGGCAGAGTTTGCTTCGGCTGAGGTCCAGCTTCAAGCTGCAAAGGAAAAAACCTCGGCACAGGCCAAAAAGCTcgaggagctccagtctcagctGAACTTGGCTATCTTCGGTCAAGAAAATTTGGCCAAGGAGCTTGAGGCGGCCAAGTTAGAGGTTGTCGTGTTCAGGGCCGAGGCCGATGATAGGGTGGCCCAGCACAAGGCCGATGCCGAAGTGGCTCGCGATCAAGCGAGAAATATGGTGAAGCACGCGAATTGGCAAtctcgaagggaggccctcgacaGAGTCTATGCTCGGGATTTTGATTTATTGGCTGAAAACTAG
- the LOC104092259 gene encoding uncharacterized protein, whose amino-acid sequence MKVGGYLFSFKRLNKKGVAGTVGSEAGSAGDHHQLHDSLTQPPRPSSLRWRFKNLSSGLRWKSKRLYKLRYWIVDCLLFKIVSAFEAIFLVSTLAFFYLCCGCHI is encoded by the coding sequence ATGAAAGTTGGTGGCTATTTGTTCTCATTCAAGAGGCTTAACAAAAAGGGTGTCGCCGGAACTGTTGGTTCTGAAGCGGGTAGCGCCGGAGATCATCATCAACTTCATGATTCTTTAACTCAGCCGCCGCGGCCGTCGTCGTTGCGGTGGCGATTCAAGAATCTGTCCAGTGGATTGAGGTGGAAGAGTAAGAGGCTTTACAAATTGAGATACTGGATCGTTGACTGTCTCCTCTTCAAGATTGTTTCTGCCTTTGAAGCCATTTTTCTCGTCTCCACCTTGGCTTTTTTCTACCTCTGCTGCGGCTGCCATATCTAG